In one window of Acidimicrobiia bacterium DNA:
- a CDS encoding cupin domain-containing protein, with the protein MAKLEKKSIDSPDESRTVGKGEMALITVGGVTLGRGTFEPGWRWSEHVKPIVGGDSCQVHHKTFVLSGRMGVRMNDGTELEIGPGELAEIPPGHDGWVIGNENCVAIDVSGDIAQYAKP; encoded by the coding sequence ATGGCAAAGCTCGAGAAGAAGAGCATCGACTCGCCCGACGAGTCGAGGACCGTCGGCAAGGGCGAGATGGCGCTGATCACGGTCGGCGGCGTGACCCTCGGACGCGGCACGTTCGAGCCGGGATGGCGCTGGTCCGAGCACGTGAAGCCGATCGTGGGCGGCGACAGCTGCCAGGTGCACCACAAGACCTTCGTGCTGTCGGGGCGCATGGGCGTGCGGATGAACGACGGCACCGAGCTCGAGATCGGGCCCGGCGAGCTCGCCGAGATCCCGCCCGGGCACGACGGCTGGGTGATCGGCAACGAAAACTGTGTCGCGATCGACGTCTCGGGCGATATCGCGCAGTACGCGAAGCCCTGA
- a CDS encoding enoyl-CoA hydratase, with amino-acid sequence MTEIDTGTPKMLARVEDGIGWMTYNNPERHNAMSIEMQVAVPRILAAFRDDPEARVVVVTGAGDRAFVSGADISEFGERRTSVDARAEYDTAMADAWRGWRELDKPALAMIRGYCIGGGLLAALRTDIRIAAEGSQFGVPAARLGLGYAFGGVEELVALVGPSWAAEILFSARRLSAHEALRIGLVNRVVPADELETEVRALAHAIASNAPLTVRACKVAIREALRAPAERDRALVDELVEACFRSDDYLEGQAAFAEKREPRFRGA; translated from the coding sequence GTGACCGAGATCGACACCGGAACCCCGAAGATGCTCGCCCGGGTCGAGGACGGCATCGGCTGGATGACCTACAACAACCCCGAGCGCCACAACGCGATGTCGATCGAGATGCAGGTCGCGGTCCCGCGTATCCTCGCCGCGTTCCGCGACGATCCGGAGGCCCGTGTCGTCGTCGTCACCGGCGCGGGTGACCGCGCGTTCGTGTCGGGCGCCGATATCTCGGAGTTCGGCGAGCGCCGCACGTCAGTCGACGCGCGCGCCGAGTACGACACCGCGATGGCCGACGCGTGGCGCGGGTGGCGTGAGCTCGACAAGCCCGCGCTCGCCATGATCCGCGGCTATTGCATCGGCGGCGGGTTGCTCGCCGCGCTGCGCACCGACATCCGGATCGCCGCCGAGGGAAGCCAATTCGGCGTGCCCGCGGCGCGCCTCGGCCTGGGCTACGCGTTCGGCGGCGTCGAAGAGCTCGTCGCGCTGGTCGGTCCGTCATGGGCCGCCGAGATCCTGTTCTCGGCGCGTCGGCTCTCAGCCCACGAAGCGCTGCGCATCGGGCTCGTGAACCGCGTCGTCCCCGCCGACGAGCTCGAGACCGAGGTACGCGCCCTCGCGCACGCGATCGCGTCGAACGCGCCGCTCACGGTGCGGGCGTGCAAGGTGGCGATCCGCGAGGCGTTGCGCGCGCCCGCGGAACGCGACCGCGCGCTCGTCGACGAACTGGTGGAGGCGTGTTTCCGCTCCGACGACTACCTCGAAGGGCAGGCCGCGTTCGCCGAGAAGCGCGAGCCGCGTTTCCGCGGGGCGTAG
- a CDS encoding CaiB/BaiF CoA-transferase family protein yields the protein MDDGPLTGLRVVDLAVARAGPTCVRQLADFGADVVQVQPPSGTVSFASGGSDGANLHRNKRSVIIDLATEQGHAVLLRLVEHADVLVENFRPAVKHRLRVDPDTLWVVNPRLVYASISGFGQDGPYADRPGVDQIAQGLGGLMSVTGPPGTGPSRVGIAISDTAAGTILTQGVLAALIARERTGRGQWVHTSLLESMISFMDFQAARWLIDHEVPGQVGNQHPTVVPMGTFPTADGYVNVSAMGDFPGFCSLIGAPEIADDPRFADGSSRLEHRDALEAAIGEAFRARPTAEWVELLAEVVPCGPVLRIDEVFRDPQVHHLGMTRTVVNLSGEEIEVLRPPLTFSETPATIRRGPSLAGAHTREVLEEIGYGADEIDALLTAGAVATEARRR from the coding sequence GTGGACGACGGGCCGCTCACCGGCCTCCGCGTGGTCGACCTGGCGGTGGCGCGGGCCGGACCCACGTGCGTGCGCCAGCTCGCCGACTTCGGCGCCGACGTCGTCCAGGTACAGCCCCCCAGCGGCACGGTGTCGTTCGCGTCCGGCGGTTCCGACGGCGCGAACCTCCACCGCAACAAGCGCTCGGTGATCATCGATCTCGCCACCGAGCAGGGCCATGCCGTGCTGCTGCGCCTCGTCGAGCACGCCGACGTGCTCGTCGAGAACTTCCGTCCCGCGGTGAAGCACCGGCTGCGCGTCGATCCCGACACGCTCTGGGTGGTGAACCCGCGGCTCGTCTACGCGAGCATCTCCGGGTTCGGTCAGGACGGGCCGTATGCCGACCGTCCGGGCGTCGACCAGATCGCGCAGGGCCTCGGCGGGCTGATGAGCGTCACCGGGCCGCCGGGCACGGGTCCCTCGCGCGTCGGCATCGCGATCTCCGACACCGCAGCCGGCACGATCCTCACTCAAGGCGTGCTGGCCGCACTGATCGCGCGCGAACGCACCGGTCGTGGTCAATGGGTGCACACTTCGCTGCTCGAGTCGATGATCAGCTTCATGGACTTCCAGGCCGCGCGCTGGCTCATCGACCACGAAGTGCCCGGCCAGGTCGGCAACCAGCATCCGACGGTCGTGCCGATGGGTACGTTTCCCACCGCCGACGGCTACGTCAACGTGTCCGCCATGGGCGACTTCCCGGGGTTCTGCTCGCTCATCGGCGCGCCCGAGATCGCCGACGACCCGCGCTTCGCCGACGGCTCGTCACGCCTCGAGCACCGCGACGCGCTCGAAGCGGCGATCGGCGAGGCCTTCCGCGCGCGCCCGACCGCCGAGTGGGTCGAACTGCTCGCCGAGGTAGTGCCGTGCGGCCCGGTGCTGCGCATCGACGAGGTGTTCCGCGATCCCCAGGTACACCACCTCGGGATGACGCGCACGGTCGTGAACCTGTCGGGCGAGGAGATCGAGGTGTTGCGGCCGCCGCTCACCTTCTCCGAGACGCCGGCGACGATCCGGCGCGGCCCGTCGTTGGCGGGTGCCCACACGCGGGAGGTACTCGAGGAGATCGGATACGGCGCCGACGAGATCGACGCGCTGCTCACGGCGGGCGCGGTGGCCACGGAGGCGCGACGCAGGTGA
- the nucS gene encoding endonuclease NucS, with the protein MRVLVADCSVEYEGRLGARLPRALRLILLKADGSIAVHADTKAYKPLNWMSPPCTIREGDGTIVAVNPGGERLTIELHEVVHDYAVELGDDPGLAKDGVEAELQELIARRVAALRDGLRLVRREYPTDIGPVDLLCRDDDGSAIVIEVKRIGEIAGVEQLLRYQERLDLDPSLAPTKGLFVATRIKPQARVFAQSRGVECVEIDLDELRAGAPLDLRLF; encoded by the coding sequence ATGCGGGTGCTGGTCGCGGACTGCTCGGTGGAGTACGAAGGCCGCCTGGGTGCGCGTCTCCCGCGCGCGCTGCGCCTCATCCTGCTGAAGGCCGACGGTTCGATCGCGGTGCACGCCGACACGAAGGCCTACAAGCCGCTGAACTGGATGAGCCCGCCGTGCACGATCCGCGAAGGTGACGGCACGATCGTCGCGGTCAACCCCGGTGGCGAACGGCTCACGATCGAGCTCCACGAGGTCGTACACGACTACGCCGTCGAGCTCGGCGACGACCCCGGTCTGGCGAAAGACGGCGTGGAGGCCGAGCTCCAGGAGCTCATCGCGCGACGCGTGGCCGCATTGCGCGACGGGTTGCGCCTCGTGCGTCGCGAGTACCCCACCGACATCGGCCCCGTCGACCTGTTGTGCCGCGACGACGACGGCTCGGCAATTGTGATCGAGGTGAAGCGCATCGGCGAGATCGCGGGTGTGGAACAGCTCCTGCGCTACCAGGAACGCCTCGACCTCGACCCGAGCCTCGCCCCCACGAAGGGGCTCTTCGTCGCCACGCGCATCAAGCCGCAGGCGCGCGTGTTCGCGCAAAGCCGCGGCGTCGAGTGCGTGGAGATCGACCTCGACGAGCTGCGCGCGGGCGCGCCGCTCGACCTGCGCCTGTTCTGA
- the dnaB gene encoding replicative DNA helicase — protein sequence MSGGEAGSAVVQTIDAVRRPQTGRVPPHNLEAEESLLGAMLLSRDAITAAVEARVDGPDFYKPAHGHIYDAVQSLYGQGEPADPVTVAEELRRADLLEFVGGRAALLQIQASTPASANAGHYARIVNELALLRRLIAVAGDISEMGYDSPDDVTETLDRAESLVFEVAERRVAETMIGIQDALQETLDDLERRYGDSSELVGVPTGFSDLDAITLGLQKSNLIIVAARPGMGKTSLALGMARNVATVTGRPVMFFSMEMGTIELTKRLLATEARVDTSRLWTARLDDGDWSRLGHAVGRLAEAKLFIDDNPHCTVMEMRAKARRMHARHGDLALVVVDYVQLMTPSSTRRAENRQVEVSEISRGLKILARELDCPVVALSQLNRQVEYRQDKRPMLADLRESGGLEQDADVVAFIYRDEVYNQDSEDRGKAEIIVAKHRNGRTGKVELAFLPHRTAFEDMARD from the coding sequence ATGAGCGGGGGGGAGGCCGGGTCGGCAGTGGTCCAGACGATTGACGCCGTTCGGCGCCCGCAGACCGGCCGAGTGCCGCCGCACAACCTCGAGGCCGAGGAGTCGCTCCTCGGGGCCATGCTCCTCTCGCGCGACGCGATCACTGCCGCGGTCGAGGCGCGCGTCGACGGCCCCGACTTCTACAAACCGGCCCACGGCCACATCTACGACGCCGTCCAGTCGCTCTACGGGCAGGGTGAACCCGCCGACCCGGTCACCGTCGCCGAGGAGTTGCGCCGCGCCGATCTGCTCGAGTTCGTCGGTGGACGCGCCGCGCTGCTGCAGATCCAGGCGTCCACGCCCGCGTCCGCCAACGCCGGCCACTACGCGCGCATCGTCAACGAGCTCGCGCTGCTGCGGCGTCTCATCGCGGTCGCCGGCGACATCTCGGAGATGGGCTACGACTCGCCCGACGACGTCACCGAAACACTCGACCGCGCCGAGTCCCTCGTGTTCGAGGTCGCCGAACGTCGCGTCGCCGAGACCATGATCGGCATCCAGGACGCGCTCCAGGAAACACTCGACGACCTCGAGCGCCGCTACGGCGACAGCTCGGAGCTGGTCGGCGTGCCCACCGGCTTCAGCGACCTCGACGCCATCACCCTCGGCTTGCAGAAATCGAACCTCATCATCGTCGCGGCGCGGCCCGGCATGGGCAAGACCAGCCTCGCACTCGGCATGGCCCGTAACGTCGCCACCGTGACGGGCCGGCCCGTCATGTTCTTCTCCATGGAGATGGGCACCATCGAGCTCACGAAGCGCCTGCTCGCTACCGAAGCGCGCGTCGACACGTCCCGCCTCTGGACCGCGCGCCTCGACGACGGCGATTGGTCGCGTCTCGGCCACGCCGTCGGCCGGCTCGCGGAAGCGAAGCTCTTCATCGACGACAACCCGCACTGCACGGTCATGGAGATGCGCGCCAAGGCACGGCGTATGCATGCGCGCCACGGCGATCTCGCGCTCGTCGTCGTCGACTACGTGCAGCTCATGACGCCGAGCTCCACCCGCCGCGCGGAGAACCGCCAGGTGGAGGTGTCCGAGATCTCCCGCGGCCTCAAGATCCTTGCCCGCGAGCTCGACTGCCCGGTGGTCGCGCTCTCACAGCTCAACCGGCAGGTCGAGTACCGCCAAGACAAGCGCCCGATGCTCGCCGACCTCCGCGAGTCGGGCGGGCTCGAACAAGACGCCGACGTCGTGGCCTTCATCTACCGCGACGAGGTCTACAACCAAGACTCCGAGGACCGCGGCAAGGCCGAGATCATCGTGGCCAAGCACCGGAACGGGCGCACCGGCAAGGTCGAGCTCGCCTTCCTGCCGCACCGCACGGCCTTCGAAGACATGGCCCGCGACTAA
- the rplI gene encoding 50S ribosomal protein L9 has product MKIVLREDVETLGRKGDLLDVADGYGRNYLVPRGLAIKATKGAVAQSEAMRRNREAREVRDRTAAEELAERLNTGPLTVEARAGEGGKLFGSVTAADIVAALLDRTGIEVDRRSVMLDDPIRELGEVEVPVRLHPEVVVPLVVAVVAQ; this is encoded by the coding sequence ATGAAGATCGTGCTGCGCGAAGACGTCGAGACCCTCGGCCGGAAAGGGGACCTGCTCGATGTCGCCGACGGCTACGGCCGCAACTACCTCGTTCCACGTGGCCTCGCGATCAAGGCCACGAAGGGCGCGGTCGCCCAGTCCGAGGCGATGCGGCGCAACCGGGAGGCACGCGAAGTGCGCGACCGCACTGCGGCGGAGGAACTGGCGGAGCGGCTCAACACCGGGCCGCTCACCGTCGAAGCGCGCGCGGGTGAGGGCGGCAAGCTCTTCGGGTCGGTCACCGCGGCCGACATCGTGGCCGCGCTGCTCGACCGCACGGGCATCGAGGTCGACCGGCGCAGCGTGATGCTCGACGACCCGATCCGCGAGCTCGGCGAGGTCGAGGTGCCGGTGCGCCTGCATCCCGAGGTCGTGGTGCCGCTCGTGGTCGCCGTCGTCGCGCAGTAG
- the ssb gene encoding single-stranded DNA-binding protein → MADSTVTIVGNLTRDPEIRYTTGGAAKASFGVAVSRRWQNRQSQEWEEQTSFFNVVCWREMAENVAESIGKGSRVVVTGRLEQRSWETENGDKRSVVEIVADEVGPSLRWATAKVVRNERRGGDSGFGSAGGSAGGGNAGGAGGGGGGGGGSSESDDDSGEEPF, encoded by the coding sequence ATGGCAGACAGCACCGTCACGATCGTCGGGAACCTCACTCGCGATCCAGAGATCCGTTACACCACCGGAGGCGCGGCGAAGGCCAGCTTCGGCGTCGCCGTGAGCCGGCGGTGGCAGAACCGCCAGTCCCAGGAGTGGGAGGAGCAGACGAGCTTCTTCAACGTCGTCTGCTGGCGTGAGATGGCCGAGAACGTCGCCGAGTCCATCGGAAAGGGCTCGCGCGTCGTGGTCACCGGCCGCCTCGAGCAGCGCAGCTGGGAAACCGAGAACGGCGACAAGCGCAGCGTCGTCGAGATCGTCGCCGACGAAGTGGGCCCGAGCCTGCGCTGGGCCACCGCGAAGGTCGTCCGCAACGAGCGTCGGGGCGGCGACAGCGGCTTCGGCTCAGCCGGTGGCTCGGCCGGTGGCGGCAACGCCGGTGGCGCCGGTGGCGGCGGTGGCGGCGGTGGCGGGAGCAGCGAATCCGACGACGACTCCGGTGAGGAACCGTTCTGA
- the rpsF gene encoding 30S ribosomal protein S6, which translates to MRPYEVMFIFDADLEEETIRSAVARYSELIESKGAEPGPIDFWGKRRFAYELKHRWEGYYVVLQAKAEPVAMEELHRVLSLADEVLRHKILRIPEQVYGKLAGAVPGRQARPAREPAGPEPEREAEASVTDA; encoded by the coding sequence TTGCGGCCGTACGAGGTCATGTTCATCTTCGACGCGGATCTGGAAGAGGAGACGATCCGGTCCGCCGTCGCCCGCTACTCCGAGTTGATCGAATCGAAGGGCGCCGAGCCCGGCCCGATCGACTTCTGGGGGAAGCGGCGGTTCGCCTACGAGCTCAAGCACCGGTGGGAGGGCTACTACGTGGTCCTCCAGGCCAAGGCCGAGCCCGTGGCGATGGAAGAGCTGCACCGGGTGCTCTCCCTGGCTGACGAAGTTCTCCGTCACAAGATCCTCCGCATCCCCGAACAGGTCTACGGCAAGCTGGCCGGCGCGGTGCCGGGGCGGCAGGCGCGCCCCGCGCGAGAACCGGCAGGCCCCGAGCCTGAGCGGGAGGCGGAAGCCAGCGTGACGGACGCATAG
- a CDS encoding DUF192 domain-containing protein, which produces MTRTRAVAIGLLFAGVVGIAVAVVLFARDDGDGSSTPVSSSSLVIGAKPASAPFVGLTATQVAVGGRCLRVVVADDLAERVQGLRQRRGLGPYDGMLFVFDGPTVTGFTMSAVPVPLDIGFYAADGTPVSRRHMKPCPDAEPVCPLYEAGAPFTDALETLRGKLPSGALSGCN; this is translated from the coding sequence GTGACGCGTACCCGAGCCGTAGCCATCGGGCTGCTGTTCGCGGGCGTGGTCGGCATCGCTGTCGCCGTGGTGCTGTTCGCGCGTGACGATGGCGACGGTTCGAGCACGCCGGTGTCGTCGTCGTCGCTCGTCATCGGAGCGAAACCCGCGTCCGCGCCCTTCGTCGGTCTCACCGCGACGCAGGTGGCAGTGGGCGGGCGGTGCCTGCGGGTCGTGGTTGCCGACGACCTGGCCGAGCGCGTGCAGGGGCTCCGGCAACGTCGCGGGCTCGGCCCCTACGACGGCATGCTGTTCGTCTTCGATGGGCCCACCGTGACCGGCTTCACGATGTCGGCGGTGCCGGTTCCCCTCGACATCGGCTTCTACGCCGCCGACGGCACCCCGGTGTCGCGGCGTCACATGAAGCCGTGCCCGGATGCCGAGCCGGTCTGCCCGCTCTACGAGGCGGGTGCCCCGTTCACCGACGCGCTCGAGACGCTCAGGGGCAAGCTTCCGTCGGGCGCACTTTCCGGGTGTAACTGA
- the panB gene encoding 3-methyl-2-oxobutanoate hydroxymethyltransferase: MAGSRPTSAPDVAARKGSGTPLVMVTAYDAPSARVVDEAGVDIILVGDTLAMVVLGYDNTLHVTTEDMAHHVGAVARTKPEALVVGDLPWMSYHVSRKETVCNAAALVRAGAGAVKLEGGRKRLDSVRAILDTEIPVMGHVGLTPQSIHAFGGFRVQGKTLDAAREIVDDAVALAEAGCFAVVLECVPDAVARLVTDSIPVPTIGIGAGRHCDGQVLVYHDLLGLQDYLRPKFVRRYANLHNDAVEAVARFANDVRVGSFPSSDETYHAADDVAETLRINDTSSSTETASA, from the coding sequence ATGGCCGGATCTCGTCCGACCAGCGCGCCCGACGTTGCCGCCCGCAAGGGCTCCGGCACGCCGCTCGTGATGGTCACCGCGTACGACGCGCCGTCCGCGCGCGTGGTCGACGAAGCGGGGGTCGACATCATCCTCGTGGGCGACACGCTCGCGATGGTGGTGCTCGGCTACGACAACACGCTGCACGTCACCACCGAGGACATGGCACACCATGTCGGTGCCGTCGCGCGCACGAAGCCCGAGGCCCTCGTGGTCGGCGACCTTCCGTGGATGAGCTACCACGTGTCGCGCAAGGAGACCGTCTGCAACGCGGCGGCGCTCGTGCGCGCGGGCGCGGGTGCCGTGAAGCTCGAAGGCGGGCGCAAGCGGCTCGACTCCGTGCGCGCCATCCTCGACACCGAGATCCCGGTGATGGGCCACGTCGGCCTCACGCCGCAATCCATCCATGCGTTCGGCGGCTTCCGCGTGCAGGGCAAGACGCTCGACGCCGCGCGCGAGATCGTCGACGACGCGGTCGCGCTCGCCGAGGCCGGTTGCTTCGCGGTGGTGCTCGAGTGCGTTCCCGACGCGGTTGCGCGGTTGGTCACCGATTCGATCCCGGTACCAACGATCGGAATCGGTGCTGGTCGTCACTGCGACGGCCAGGTGCTCGTGTATCACGACCTGCTCGGCCTCCAGGACTACCTGCGCCCGAAGTTCGTGCGGCGCTACGCCAACCTGCACAACGACGCCGTCGAAGCAGTCGCGCGGTTCGCCAACGACGTGCGCGTGGGGAGCTTCCCGTCGAGCGACGAGACCTATCACGCGGCCGACGACGTCGCCGAGACGCTGCGCATCAACGACACCTCGAGCTCCACCGAGACCGCCTCCGCGTGA
- a CDS encoding helix-turn-helix domain-containing protein has product MDQKQVASLGREATNADPAVGLQAAAALRRLAEQLELEHVRRARTLGWSWREIALRLNLTKQAVHHKYAALVDGGS; this is encoded by the coding sequence GTGGATCAGAAGCAGGTGGCGTCGCTCGGCCGAGAGGCCACGAACGCCGATCCGGCCGTGGGGCTGCAGGCCGCTGCTGCACTGCGGCGGCTGGCGGAGCAACTCGAGCTCGAGCACGTGCGGCGCGCCCGTACGCTCGGGTGGTCGTGGCGTGAGATCGCTCTCCGCTTGAACCTCACCAAGCAGGCCGTGCATCACAAATACGCCGCACTCGTCGACGGGGGGTCCTGA
- a CDS encoding Clp protease N-terminal domain-containing protein has translation MFERFTPEARAAIQSTTGYAIGLGHNYIGTEHLLLALIGAEEAADGGPLTERGVTRDATEREIRSQLAVHLNDADALRAVGVDPQALHDRAEQLGVDVHIGGLTPYEPDPSVPDELRRVTQRARTILHRAEDAAVVKVTCDDLLATMLDEDGGLGVVVLEELGVRLADLRAELAS, from the coding sequence ATGTTCGAACGCTTCACTCCCGAGGCGCGCGCCGCCATCCAGTCGACGACCGGATACGCCATTGGGCTCGGACACAACTACATCGGTACCGAACACCTCTTGCTCGCGCTGATTGGCGCCGAGGAGGCCGCCGACGGCGGGCCACTGACCGAGCGAGGGGTGACGCGCGACGCGACCGAACGCGAGATTCGATCTCAGCTGGCCGTGCACCTCAACGACGCTGACGCCCTGCGTGCGGTCGGCGTCGACCCCCAAGCACTTCATGATCGCGCGGAGCAACTCGGCGTCGACGTGCACATCGGCGGGCTGACACCCTACGAGCCGGACCCGTCGGTGCCCGACGAGCTACGACGGGTCACGCAGCGCGCGAGGACCATCCTGCACCGGGCCGAGGACGCGGCTGTCGTCAAGGTCACCTGCGACGACCTGCTCGCCACGATGCTCGACGAGGACGGGGGACTCGGCGTGGTCGTGCTCGAGGAGCTCGGAGTGCGGCTCGCCGATCTGCGCGCCGAGCTCGCGAGCTGA
- a CDS encoding DUF5318 family protein gives MRRHTDYALARRAVLRDLQRGAVTRLDVCDAHPELLRAGRNIGEIAPYDCPVCGEGNVRYVSYVYGEKLGQANGRCISYDGELEKLGTMHDEFARYVVEVCLDCCWNHLSRRELHGRRYNDEAEGASNRRRAARS, from the coding sequence GTGCGCCGGCACACCGACTACGCGCTGGCCCGACGGGCCGTGCTCCGTGATCTGCAACGTGGTGCCGTCACCCGCCTCGACGTCTGCGACGCGCACCCCGAGCTCCTGCGTGCGGGCCGCAACATCGGCGAAATAGCGCCGTACGACTGCCCTGTGTGCGGCGAGGGCAACGTGCGGTACGTGTCCTACGTCTACGGCGAAAAGCTCGGCCAGGCCAACGGCCGGTGCATCTCCTACGACGGTGAGCTCGAAAAGCTCGGCACCATGCACGACGAGTTCGCCCGCTATGTAGTCGAGGTCTGCCTCGACTGCTGCTGGAACCACCTCTCGCGCCGCGAGCTCCACGGCCGCCGCTACAACGACGAGGCCGAGGGCGCGTCGAACCGGCGCCGCGCGGCTCGGAGTTAG
- a CDS encoding PadR family transcriptional regulator, translating to MLDLAILGLLKEQPLHGYELRKRLGESLGSMWGISYGSLYPALRRLEREGAIEIVEPGLTATPIPATGSLDGDRAAARQRHTGKTSRRTRKAYRIIERGNARLDELLLADDASDDDRTFALKLVFCGHLEPVARVALLERRRAELTSHLARSRRSGSARGDRYSRSLFEHRAQSTQRDLEWIEALIAAELRDGAADNTRAANGRTRGDTGS from the coding sequence GTGCTCGACCTCGCCATCCTCGGACTTCTGAAGGAACAGCCGCTCCACGGCTACGAGCTGCGCAAGCGGCTCGGGGAGAGCCTCGGCTCGATGTGGGGTATCTCGTACGGCTCGCTGTACCCGGCACTGCGCCGGCTCGAGCGCGAAGGCGCCATCGAGATCGTCGAACCGGGGTTGACGGCCACCCCGATCCCCGCCACCGGCTCGCTCGACGGCGACCGCGCGGCCGCGCGACAGCGGCACACCGGCAAGACCAGCCGTCGCACGCGCAAGGCGTACCGAATCATCGAACGCGGCAACGCGCGCCTCGACGAGCTCCTGCTCGCCGACGACGCGTCCGACGACGACCGCACCTTCGCGTTGAAGCTAGTGTTCTGCGGCCATCTCGAGCCCGTGGCGCGTGTTGCGCTGCTCGAGCGCCGCCGTGCCGAGCTCACCAGCCACCTCGCGCGCTCACGGCGATCGGGTTCCGCCCGAGGCGACCGCTACTCACGTTCTCTCTTCGAGCACCGGGCACAGTCCACCCAACGAGATCTGGAATGGATCGAGGCGCTCATCGCGGCTGAACTACGCGACGGCGCCGCCGACAACACCCGCGCGGCCAATGGCCGAACAAGAGGAGACACCGGATCATGA
- a CDS encoding inositol-3-phosphate synthase, whose amino-acid sequence MSGRVRVAIAGVGNCASSLVQGVDYYRNANPADDVPGLMHVVLGGYHVGDVEFVAAFDVDAEKVGLDLAKAIYAGQNNTIKFAHVGTLGIEVHRAPTLDGLGQYYREVIEESPAAAVDVAQVLRDTRADVLVSYLPVGSEEAQRYYAQACLDAGVGFVNAIPVFIVSDPEWAQRFTDAGVPIVGDDIKSQVGATITHRVLARLMEDRGMSIDRTYQLNFGGNMDFKNMLERTRLESKKKSKTQSVTSQIEQGIESDNVHIGPSDHVPWLDDRKWAYIRLEGRNFGDVPLNIELKLEVWDSPNSAGVIIDAVRCCKVALDRGIGGPLAGPSAYFMKSPAVQYHDEEAREMVEAFIRGEG is encoded by the coding sequence ATGAGTGGTCGAGTCCGTGTCGCGATCGCCGGCGTCGGGAACTGCGCGAGCAGCCTGGTGCAAGGGGTCGACTATTACCGCAACGCCAACCCCGCCGACGACGTACCCGGCCTGATGCACGTCGTGCTCGGCGGCTACCACGTGGGCGACGTGGAGTTCGTCGCAGCCTTCGACGTCGACGCCGAGAAGGTCGGCCTCGACCTCGCCAAGGCGATCTACGCGGGCCAGAACAACACCATCAAGTTCGCTCACGTCGGCACACTCGGCATCGAGGTACACCGCGCCCCCACGCTCGACGGCCTCGGTCAGTACTACCGCGAGGTCATCGAGGAATCGCCGGCGGCGGCGGTCGACGTCGCGCAGGTGCTGCGCGACACGCGCGCCGACGTCCTCGTGAGCTACCTGCCGGTCGGCTCCGAAGAGGCCCAGCGCTACTACGCGCAAGCATGCCTCGACGCCGGCGTCGGATTCGTCAATGCGATCCCGGTGTTCATCGTGAGCGATCCCGAGTGGGCGCAGCGCTTCACCGACGCCGGAGTCCCCATCGTCGGCGACGACATCAAGAGCCAGGTTGGTGCCACCATCACGCACCGCGTTCTGGCTCGTCTGATGGAGGACCGCGGCATGTCGATCGACCGCACGTACCAGCTCAACTTCGGCGGCAACATGGACTTCAAGAACATGCTCGAGCGCACGCGGCTCGAGTCGAAGAAGAAGTCGAAGACGCAATCGGTCACGAGCCAGATCGAGCAGGGCATCGAGTCTGACAACGTACACATCGGGCCGTCGGACCATGTGCCGTGGCTCGACGACCGCAAGTGGGCCTACATCCGTCTCGAAGGCCGCAACTTCGGCGACGTGCCGCTCAACATCGAACTGAAGCTGGAAGTGTGGGACTCGCCGAACTCGGCGGGAGTGATCATCGACGCCGTGCGCTGCTGCAAGGTGGCGCTCGACCGCGGCATCGGCGGCCCGCTCGCGGGCCCGTCGGCGTACTTCATGAAGTCGCCTGCGGTGCAATACCACGACGAAGAGGCGCGAGAGATGGTCGAAGCCTTTATCCGCGGCGAGGGTTAG